The following coding sequences are from one Salvia hispanica cultivar TCC Black 2014 chromosome 3, UniMelb_Shisp_WGS_1.0, whole genome shotgun sequence window:
- the LOC125212682 gene encoding uncharacterized protein LOC125212682 yields MGNCQAAEAAVVVIQHPGGKVDRIYSSASATEVMNANPGHYVALVVAAENAAPIKQLKLLRPDDALVIGQVYKLISFEDVLKEFAANKSVKLGKLLKERGALERKRKSNPRSASVKMEASGGGSCSRSGAGRPNTGRPGQWRPALQSISEQVNEASNFSC; encoded by the exons ATGGGGAATTGCcaggcggcggaggcggcggtggtggtgatCCAGCACCCCGGCGGTAAGGTCGACCGGATTTACTCATCGGCGAGCGCTACCGAGGTCATGAATGCCAACCCCGGCCACTACGTCGCGCTGGTGGTGGCGGCGGAGAACGCCGCGCCGATCAAGCAGCTCAAGCTCCTCCGCCCCGACGACGCTCTCGTGATTGGACAAGTTTACAAACTAATCAGCTTTGAAG ATGTGCTGAAGGAATTTGCTGCGAATAAGAGTGTGAAGTTGGGGAAATTGTTGAAGGAGAGAGGAGCTTTGGAGCGCAAGAGAAAATCGAATCCGCGATCAGCTTCAGTTAAG ATGGAGGCAAGCGGTGGTGGCAGCTGCAGCAGAAGCGGCGCAGGACGACCCAACACCGGCCGGCCTGGGCAGTGGAGACCGGCTTTACAGAGCATTTCGGAGCAAGTTAATGAAGCGTCAAATTTTAGTTGCTGA
- the LOC125210923 gene encoding protein SHORT-ROOT-like — protein sequence MDTLFRLVSLQSDQSINSSRTSSSSRSQNHNYHHHQDEECLNNYFMDHEEDFSSSSSSKHHQISTTDHHRHAYDQSSYISAAPHDVSMAFSGQNKWATEILLETARAISDKNTARFQQLMWMLNETSSPYGDVDQKLAAYFLQALFSRMTDSGELNRRNLISAAEKAASFSATRETVLKFQEVSPWTTFGHVACNAAIMEAVDGSAKIHIVDLSNTYCTQWPTLLEAIATRSDDTPHLRLTTVVGGRGDGASAGAAAVQRLMKEIGSRMEKFARLMGVPFKLNVIHHAGDLSELNLAAIGIEEDEALAINCVGSLRSVRATGNNRDQLISNFRKLRPRIVTIVEEEADLNIGDGGYEFVRGFEECLRWFRVYFEALEESFPRASNERLMLERAAGRAVVDLVACPPHESVERRDAAARWCQRMHGGGFRALPFNEEVNDDVRSLLRRYKEGWTMGQRGDAAGIFLSWREQAVVWASAWKPS from the coding sequence ATGGATACTTTGTTTAGGCTGGTTAGTCTCCAATCCGACCAATCCATTAATTCTAGCCGAACCTCAAGTAGCTCGCGATCGCAGAATCACAACTACCATCATCATCAAGACGAGGAATGCCTCAACAACTATTTCATGGATCATGAAGAGGActtctcctcctcttcctcctccaaaCACCACCAAATCTCCACCACTGATCACCACCGCCATGCCTACGACCAATCCTCCTATATTTCCGCGGCGCCGCACGACGTGAGCATGGCATTCTCCGGGCAAAACAAGTGGGCCACGGAGATCCTTCTAGAAACAGCTCGAGCTATTAGTGATAAAAACACCGCTCGCTTTCAGCAGCTGATGTGGATGCTCAACGAGACGAGCTCTCCCTACGGCGACGTCGACCAGAAGCTCGCGGCTTACTTTCTACAAGCCCTCTTCAGCCGCATGACCGACTCGGGCGAGTTGAACCGCCGCAATTTGATCTCGGCCGCCGAGAAGGCTGCGTCCTTCTCCGCCACCAGAGAGACCGTGCTCAAGTTCCAGGAGGTCAGCCCGTGGACCACGTTCGGCCACGTGGCCTGCAACGCCGCGATCATGGAGGCCGTGGATGGATCTGCCAAGATCCACATCGTCGATCTCAGCAACACCTACTGCACGCAGTGGCCGACGCTGCTCGAGGCCATCGCCACGAGATCCGACGACACGCCGCACCTCCGCCTCACCACCGTCGTCGGAGGGCGCGGCGACGGCGCGAGCGCCGGCGCCGCCGCGGTGCAGCGCCTGATGAAGGAGATCGGGAGCAGGATGGAGAAATTCGCGCGGCTGATGGGGGTTCCGTTCAAGCTCAACGTGATCCACCACGCCGGAGACCTGTCGGAGCTCAACCTCGCCGCGATCGGGATCGAGGAGGACGAAGCCCTAGCGATCAATTGCGTCGGATCGCTGCGATCGGTGAGGGCTACGGGCAACAATCGGGATCAATTGATCTCCAATTTCAGGAAATTGAGGCCGAGGATCGTCACAATCGTGGAAGAGGAAGCAGATCTGAACATCGGCGACGGCGGTTACGAGTTCGTGAGGGGATTCGAGGAGTGCCTGAGGTGGTTTAGGGTTTACTTCGAGGCGCTGGAGGAGAGCTTCCCGCGGGCGAGCAACGAGCGGCTGATGCTGGAGAGGGCGGCGGGGAGGGCGGTGGTGGATCTGGTGGCGTGCCCGCCGCATGAGTCGGTGGAGAGGCGGGACGCGGCGGCGAGGTGGTGCCAGCGCATGCATGGAGGGGGGTTTAGGGCTTTGCCGTTTAATGAGGAGGTGAACGACGATGTGAGGTCGCTGCTGAGGAGGTATAAGGAGGGGTGGACGATGGGGCAGAGAGGGGATGCCGCCGGAATATTCCTTTCGTGGAGGGAGCAGGCGGTGGTGTGGGCGAGTGCGTGGAAACCCTCGTAG
- the LOC125213060 gene encoding pentatricopeptide repeat-containing protein At3g49740 has translation MMLKCYQNTKGALADNSVPELIKLNCSLKNLVHAHRFSDALHLFQQIHSLRHLKPDHYTLSTALTACANSREIRVGAQLHNLCVKSGLQSFSHVANALLSLYAKLRDLASVKRVYTDISEPDVYSHTTLLSACTKLGELDYARMVFDKIPERNVQVWNAMITGCAENGLDGLAFDFFRRMRILDVKADNYAFASVVSLCTAGQLDFGRQLHCLVLKNGFLRKASVANSLLTMYFKCGSAGDACETFEEIGREVGDEIAYNAVIAGLVSMERDEEALLMFKDMQTVGLKPTELTFVSVMGACFDSELATQVHGQAIKMSFGESTKVNNAAISMYSNCGELAAACLVFRALEVKDVVSWNAIIASYAQESLSGDAISTYLQMQRNCVEPDEFTIGSLLANLDSVEVVEMIQAVLVKRALIHRVEVANALLSALSRNSAIEKAHEIFCQMHSRNVISWNAMISGFLLNGFPEEGLQQFSELLELGLKPNHYTLSLVLSICSSISDLLHGKEVHAYLLKLGYFVHTLLGNALIALYSKCGALNWSLKVFHSMTNRDAVSWNSVISAHALHGEGKEAIEWFEAMQCSSTVRPDKATFTAVLSACSHAGLVSDGIRIFNLMVKGYGIEPEMHHFSCVVDLLGRAGFLDVAERLIKDSGSDIDPSVWWTLLSSCAAYGHLHLGNIVGKFLLETGHDDDPSLYILLSNLHANAGKWEEAARFREEMKKYGVMKQPGRSWISP, from the coding sequence ATGATGCTAAAATGCTACCAAAATACCAAGGGAGCCTTAGCAGATAATTCTGTTCCAGAACTAATCAAACTCAATTGCTCTCTCAAGAACCTTGTCCACGCCCACAGATTCTCAGACGCCCTCCATCTCTTCCAACAAATCCACTCTCTCCGCCACCTCAAACCCGACCACTACACTCTTTCCACAGCCCTCACAGCCTGCGCCAACTCCCGCGAAATCAGAGTGGGTGCCCAACTCCACAATCTCTGCGTCAAATCCGGCCTTCAAAGCTTCTCTCACGTTGCGAATGCCCTGCTCTCGCTGTATGCGAAGTTGCGGGACTTGGCATCGGTGAAAAGGGTCTATACTGATATAAGCGAGCCCGATGTGTACTCGCATACGACACTGTTGTCAGCTTGCACGAAGCTCGGCGAACTTGATTATGCTCGTATGGTGTTCGACAAAATACCTGAAAGAAATGTGCAAGTCTGGAATGCGATGATCACGGGCTGCGCTGAGAATGGCCTTGATGGGCTTGCGTTCGATTTCTTCCGGAGAATGCGTATCCTTGATGTGAAAGCGGATAACTACGCGTTTGCTAGTGTTGTGAGCTTATGTACAGCTGGGCAGCTTGATTTTGGGAGGCAACTTCATTGCTTGGTTTTGAAGAACGGATTTTTGAGGAAGGCGTCCGTCGCTAATTCATTGCTCACTATGTATTTCAAATGTGGAAGTGCTGGTGATGCTTGTGAAACGTTTGAGGAAATCGGGAGAGAAGTTGGTGACGAGATAGCATATAATGCAGTTATAGCGGGATTGGTCAGTATGGAAAGAGATGAAGAAGCTCTGTTGATGTTCAAAGATATGCAAACCGTTGGTCTGAAACCAACTGAATTGACTTTTGTGAGTGTAATGGGAGCTTGTTTCGATTCTGAACTTGCTACTCAAGTACATGGCCAAGCTATCAAGATGAGTTTTGGAGAGTCCACTAAAGTTAATAATGCAGCAATAAGCATGTATTCTAATTGCGGAGAGTTAGCTGCAGCGTGTTTGGTTTTCAGAGCGTTGGAAGTGAAGGATGTCGTGTCATGGAATGCCATTATAGCAAGCTATGCTCAAGAGAGCCTGAGTGGAGATGCTATCTCCACCTACCTTCAGATGCAAAGGAATTGCGTTGAGCCAGATGAATTCACTATTGGAAGCTTGCTAGCAAACTTAGATTCAGTAGAGGTAGTTGAGATGATACAAGCAGTTCTAGTGAAAAGGGCGCTCATTCACAGAGTTGAAGTTGCAAACGCATTGCTTTCAGCGTTATCTAGGAACAGTGCGATAGAGAAGGCCCACGAAATCTTCTGTCAAATGCACTCAAGAAATGTAATATCTTGGAATGCAATGATATCTGGATTTCTATTAAATGGATTCCCAGAGGAAGGGCTGCAACAATTTTCGGAATTACTTGAATTAGGTCTAAAACCAAATCATTACACTTTGAGCCTTGTTTTAAGCATTTGCTCCAGTATATCAGATCTTCTGCATGGGAAGGAAGTTCATGCTTACTTACTGAAATTGGGTTATTTCGTTCACACCTTGCTTGGTAATGCCCTCATTGCGTTGTACTCCAAGTGTGGGGCTTTGAACTGGTCATTGAAAGTGTTCCACAGTATGACCAATAGAGATGCTGTTTCTTGGAACTCAGTGATCTCCGCCCATGCACTGCACGGAGAGGGCAAGGAGGCCATCGAGTGGTTTGAGGCTATGCAGTGTTCGAGTACAGTCAGGCCGGATAAGGCAACTTTCACTGCAGTGCTATCAGCTTGCAGCCATGCAGGTTTAGTTTCTGATGGTATTAGGATCTTCAATTTGATGGTGAAGGGATATGGCATTGAGCCCGAAATGCATCACTTCTCTTGTGTGGTCGATCTATTAGGGCGGGCCGGGTTTCTTGATGTAGCGGAGAGGCTGATCAAGGATAGTGGCAGTGATATCGACCCGAGCGTTTGGTGGACTTTGTTGAGTTCTTGTGCAGCCTATGGCCATCTGCATTTGGGAAATATAGTTGGAAAGTTTCTTCTTGAAACAGGGCATGATGATGATCCCTCGCTTTACATTCTGCTGTCGAATCTTCATGCTAATGCTGGGAAATGGGAAGAGGCAGCTAGGTTTAGGgaagagatgaagaaatatggtgtgATGAAGCAACCTGGAAGAAGTTGGATCTCCCCATGA